A part of Kitasatospora acidiphila genomic DNA contains:
- a CDS encoding DNA polymerase IV, protein MRPLPSILHLDMDAFFASVEQAAKPSLRGKPVIVGGLGQRGVVSTCSYEARVFGVRSAMATAVARRLCPNAAYLWPRFVAYREISELVMAMLRELSPLVEQLSVDEAYVDLAAGPYGPVLAEATLAEGVELIRAIAEDLRADIERATGLTASVGAASSKLMAKIGSEQAKPNGLVLVTPGQERAVLGPLSVRALPGVGPATEQALRRAGLLTVAEVADQSEEELVRLLGRAHGSGVALMARGLDGRAVVPDRDAKSVSVEDTYEVDLMERDQVLFELDRLAARCVRRLKAAGRSGRTVVIKVRRFDFSTLTRSETLPGPTDDARVIADTARRLAEQVSLAGGIRLLGVGVSQLAEYTQEDLFAQAAAELAEQEGEGGDESDESDAEAPPTAAAVQPFREQVWLPGQDVVHAEHGRGWVQGSGVGRVTVRFETPDSPPGRVRTFRIEDPALTPAEPLPLRPRGPSEQP, encoded by the coding sequence GTGCGCCCCCTGCCGAGCATCCTGCACCTCGACATGGACGCCTTCTTCGCCTCGGTGGAGCAGGCGGCCAAGCCGAGCCTGCGCGGCAAGCCGGTGATCGTCGGCGGGCTCGGCCAGCGCGGCGTGGTCTCCACCTGCTCCTATGAGGCGCGGGTCTTCGGGGTCCGGTCGGCGATGGCCACGGCGGTGGCCCGCCGGCTCTGCCCCAACGCCGCCTACCTCTGGCCCCGGTTCGTCGCCTACCGGGAGATCAGCGAGCTGGTGATGGCGATGCTGCGGGAGCTGTCGCCGCTGGTCGAGCAGCTGAGCGTGGACGAGGCCTATGTCGACCTGGCGGCCGGGCCGTACGGTCCGGTGCTGGCCGAGGCGACCCTGGCCGAGGGTGTCGAGCTGATCCGGGCGATCGCCGAGGACCTGCGGGCCGACATCGAGCGGGCCACCGGGCTGACCGCCTCGGTCGGCGCGGCCTCCTCCAAGCTGATGGCCAAGATCGGCTCCGAGCAGGCCAAGCCCAACGGGCTGGTGCTGGTGACGCCGGGTCAGGAACGCGCGGTGCTCGGGCCGTTGTCGGTGCGGGCGCTGCCGGGAGTTGGCCCGGCGACCGAGCAGGCGCTGCGCCGGGCCGGGCTGCTGACCGTTGCCGAGGTGGCCGACCAGTCGGAGGAGGAGCTGGTCCGGCTGCTCGGCCGGGCGCACGGAAGTGGCGTCGCGCTGATGGCCCGGGGGCTGGACGGCCGCGCGGTGGTGCCGGACCGGGACGCCAAGTCGGTTTCGGTGGAGGACACTTACGAGGTCGACCTGATGGAGCGCGACCAGGTGCTCTTCGAGCTGGACCGGCTGGCGGCCCGCTGCGTGCGCCGGCTGAAGGCGGCCGGGCGGTCCGGGCGCACCGTGGTGATCAAGGTGCGGCGGTTCGACTTCTCCACCCTGACCCGGTCCGAGACGCTGCCCGGGCCGACCGACGACGCCCGGGTGATCGCGGACACCGCCCGCCGGCTGGCCGAGCAGGTGAGCCTGGCCGGCGGCATCCGGCTGCTCGGGGTGGGCGTCTCCCAGCTCGCCGAGTACACCCAGGAGGACCTGTTCGCCCAGGCCGCCGCCGAGCTCGCCGAACAGGAGGGGGAGGGCGGTGACGAGTCGGACGAGTCCGACGCCGAGGCCCCGCCGACGGCCGCGGCCGTGCAGCCGTTCCGCGAGCAGGTCTGGCTGCCGGGGCAGGACGTGGTGCACGCGGAGCACGGGCGCGGCTGGGTGCAGGGCAGCGGGGTGGGCCGGGTGACGGTGCGCTTCGAGACTCCCGACTCACCGCCAGGTCGGGTCCGCACCTTCCGGATCGAGGATCCGGCGCTGACTCCCGCCGAGCCGCTGCCGCTGCGCCCGCGCGGACCGTCCGAACAGCCGTGA
- a CDS encoding SanA/YdcF family protein yields the protein MRVSGVLRGRRRQRRAFQVMVLACLLALVPSGWEFLTQSSRIRTVADVPAEPVAVVFGAQVVGEEPSPYLAARLDAALDLYRAHKVQAILVTGDNSHPDYNEPGAMYQYLVDHGVPAVKVVRDYAGFNTWDSCTRARRIFGVDHAVLVSTDYHVRRALALCRAAGIDSYAVGAPEPHDLTWYAGSVRELPGAGKALFSAVFTPDPALLGPSDPGVTRALADSSGRR from the coding sequence ATGCGGGTATCCGGGGTGCTGCGCGGGCGGCGACGGCAGCGGCGGGCGTTCCAGGTGATGGTGCTCGCCTGCCTGCTGGCGCTGGTGCCCAGCGGCTGGGAGTTCCTCACCCAGAGCTCGCGGATCCGCACCGTCGCCGACGTGCCGGCCGAGCCGGTGGCCGTGGTTTTCGGCGCCCAGGTGGTCGGCGAGGAGCCCTCGCCCTATCTCGCGGCCCGGCTGGACGCCGCCCTGGACCTGTACCGCGCGCACAAGGTGCAGGCGATCCTGGTGACCGGCGACAACAGCCACCCCGACTACAACGAGCCGGGCGCGATGTACCAGTACCTGGTGGACCACGGGGTGCCGGCCGTCAAGGTGGTGCGCGACTACGCCGGCTTCAACACCTGGGACTCCTGCACCCGGGCGCGGCGGATCTTCGGGGTGGACCACGCGGTCCTGGTCAGCACGGACTACCACGTGCGCCGGGCGCTGGCGCTCTGCCGGGCGGCCGGGATCGACTCCTATGCGGTCGGGGCGCCGGAGCCGCACGACCTGACCTGGTACGCCGGGTCGGTGCGGGAGCTGCCGGGAGCCGGGAAGGCGCTGTTCAGCGCGGTCTTCACGCCCGACCCGGCGCTGCTCGGGCCGTCCGACCCCGGTGTGACCCGAGCCCTGGCGGATTCCTCGGGCCGCCGCTGA